The following coding sequences lie in one Primulina huaijiensis isolate GDHJ02 chromosome 2, ASM1229523v2, whole genome shotgun sequence genomic window:
- the LOC140971315 gene encoding formin-like protein 18 isoform X1, whose product MALFRKLFYRKPPDGLLEICEKVYVFDDCFTSNAWEEQNYKQYVGGIMTQLREHYPDASILVFNFREGETQGQMANALSEYDMTIMEYPRQYEGCPLLPMEMIHHFLRSSESWLSLGLHNLLLTHCELGGWPVLAFMLAALLIYKKQYSGEHKTLDMVYKQAPQELLHYLSPLNPIPSQLRYLQYVSRRNIAAEWPPLDRALTMDCVIIRMIPNFDGEGGCRPIFRLYGQDPFLVSDRTPKVLFSTPKKSRVVRHYKQAECELIKLDINCHIQGDVVLECINLHDDMEREEMMFRVMFNTAFIRSNILILNRDEIDILWDAKDRFPRDFRAEVIFSEMDAAASTVPLEFSCFEEKDGLPLEAFAKVQEMFNSVDWLVPKGDAAVEVLQNLSLSNAVIEACSHSEKSPENHHPAMQEYSAESPTNLTSDKQSNFSPQVSSNIDVLKQADPQANKIEAVIFTKPTPVPPGEPTPLTSTVKTLHLLHTKQLGSDARVIDIARAGPCLTETEIMSSNTFFSTSPISPTNDLVVGPGQSRVSPTTPPPPLTPSLEDRIEVQSGVGPPLWSPEMPSVSTPLSKDDTTVAGDLSLSSTRSPMSDDSAMIFRSLTLTPPHSAEEMAKVSRAVSLPPPPLPPPPLPRSSNHSSSTEDAVICDRVVSTLPVSHSFVPNNIQRTKTEPPPPPPSPHFSCTWTTYVTLKIASHVSVPLKEDSVSISGRHNSNDPPMDHSSSGFEPLSLPPLSITPLLMNNLATKPPPSPPPPPPPPLVLPNEILSDRGGRLPLHPPRTPVPISTLKEHLGSLVAPPTPTLTPPQPPPPPPLAMPMMDGSATRCVPGPPPPPPPPHPPISPMKEHLGSVVAPPTPPPPPPPPLASPMMDGSAKRSTPPPPPPPPMSPGESSSIRGGRPPPPPPFHSRKGPSSMSPPPPPPVPALSAKDGCLPTLDAPSIPSVPPPLNSYKEASNVTTTTTRASSFPGSPSPPPPSITPPAVKGKSLLSRTLTSKNNQTKKLKPLHWLKLSRAVSGSLWAETQKSGEASKAPEIDISELESLFSAAVPNPDQGRSGRKLSSRGSMANKSEKVQLIDHRRAYNCEIMLSKVKIPLHDLLSSVLSLEDSALDVDQVDNLIKFCPTKEEMQILKGYTGDKGSLGKCEQFFLALMQVPRIESKLRVFSFKIQFSSQVSDLRNNLNVVNSASDQIRGSSKLKRIMQTILSLGNALNQGTARGSAIGFRLDSLLKLTETRARNNKMTLMHYLCKVLADKLPELLDFWQDLSSLEHASKIQLKFLAEEMQAISKGLEKVVQELSMSENDGPTSDNFRKALKEFLSFSEGEVRSLASLYSGVGRNVDALILYFGEDPSRCPFEQVISTLLNFVRMFKKSNEENCKQLEFERKKAEKEASAEKSKINATEKDSGNLILSRVKSVK is encoded by the exons ATGGCATTGTTTCGTAAATTGTTTTACCGGAAGCCGCCGGATGGACTTCTTGAGATCTGCGAGAAAGTATACG TATTTGATGATTGCTTTACCTCCAACGCTTGGGAAGAACAAAATTACAAGCAATATGTGGGAGGAATAATGACGCAACTTAGGGAGCACTATCCTGATGCCTCTATTCTAGTTTTCAACTTCCGAGAGGGGGAGACCCAAGGTCAGATGGCAAATGCTTTGTCAGAATATGATATGACTATAATGGAGTACCCTCGGCAGTACGAAGGATGCCCATTGCTCCCAATGGAGATGATCCACCACTTTCTCCGTTCGAGTGAAAGCTGGCTATCACTTGGGCTGCATAATCTGCTTCTCACACACTGTGAACTTGGTGGTTGGCCAGTTTTGGCTTTCATGTTGGCTGCATTATTGATCTATAAAAAGCAGTATAGCGGGGAGCATAAGACCTTGGACATGGTGTACAAGCAAGCTCCTCAGGAGCTTTTGCACTACTTGTCCCCGCTGAATCCTATTCCTTCTCAGTTACGCTACTTGCAATACGTGTCAAGGAGGAATATTGCTGCAGAATGGCCCCCTTTAGACAGGGCACTCACCATGGATTGTGTCATCATTAGAATGATTCCTAATTTTGATGGCGAGGGTGGCTGCAGACCAATATTTCGTTTATATGGACAAGATCCTTTTCTTGTTTCCGATCGTACACCCAAGGTTCTATTTTCAACTCCAAAAAAGAGTAGAGTTGTTCGACACTATAAGCAG GCAGAATGTGAATTAATTAAGCTTGATATCAATTGCCACATCCAAGGTGATGTTGTGTTGGAGTGCATCAATTTGCATGATGACATGGAGAGAGAAGAGATGATGTTCCGAGTCATGTTCAATACAGCTTTTATTaggtcaaatattttaatactcaACCGGGATGAAATTGACATATTGTGGGATGCTAAGGATCGATTCCCTAGAGACTTTAGGGCAGag GTTATTTTCTCTGAGATGGATGCTGCTGCTTCCACAGTTCCTCTGGAATTTTCCTGTTTTGAAGAGAAAGATGGGCTTCCATTGGAGGCATTTGCTAAAGTCCAGGAGATGTTTAATAGTGTGGATTGGTTGGTACCAAAAGGAGATGCCGCTGTTGAAGTTCTCCAGAATTTATCTTTATCAAATGCTGTCATTGAAGCTTGTTCTCATTCAGAAAAGTCTCCAGAAAATCACCATCCTGCCATGCAAGAATATAGTGCTGAGAGCCCAACAAATTTAACTTCAGATAAGCAGAGTAACTTTTCTCCCCAAGTGTCCTCAAATATAGATGTGCTTAAGCAGGCTGATCCCCAAGCAAATAAAATTGAGGCAGTAATATTCACCAAGCCAACACCAGTTCCTCCAGGAGAACCAACTCCGCTCACATCAACTGTCAAAACTTTGCATCTCTTACACACTAAACAGCTTGGTTCTGATGCTCGTGTAATTGATATTGCTAGAGCAGGTCCTTGTCTAACTGAAACTGAGATAATGTCTTCTAACACCTTTTTTTCAACTTCTCCAATTTCACCTACAAATGATCTTGTTGTTGGTCCTGGACAATCTCGAGTCAGTCCGACAACGCCGCCACCTCCTCTTACTCCATCTTTGGAGGATAGGATAGAAGTCCAAAGTGGGGTTGGTCCTCCTCTTTGGTCCCCAGAGATGCCCAGTGTTTCAACTCCACTTTCAAAGGATGACACTACAGTTGCGGGTGATTTATCCCTTTCTTCTACTCGAAGTCCTATGAGTGATGATAGCGCCATGATTTTTAGATCTCTTACACTGACACCTCCTCATTCAGCTGAAGAAATGGCTAAAGTTTCTAGGGCTGTATCccttccaccaccaccactACCACCACCACCTCTACCTCGATCTTCTAATCATTCTTCCTCTACTGAAGATGCAGTGATATGTGACAGAGTCGTTTCTACTCTTCCAGTATCCCATTCATTTGTTCCAAATAATATTCAAAGAACCAAAACTgaacctccaccaccaccaccatctCCTCATTTTTCTTGTACTTGGACAACATATGTTACTCTTAAAATTGCATCTCATGTATCTGTTCCATTGAAGGAAGATTCGGTTTCTATATCAGGTCGTCACAATTCCAATGATCCTCCAATGGATCATTCATCCTCCGGTTTTGAGCCATTATCTCTACCTCCCCTTTCAATTACCCCACTATTGATGAATAATTTGGCTACAAAACCTCCACCTAGtccaccacctccacctccacctccttTAGTCCTTCCAAATGAGATCTTATCTGATAGAGGTGGGCGCCTACCCCTACATCCACCTCGAACCCCTGTTCCAATTTCGACTCTAAAGGAACATTTAGGTTCTTTAGTTGCTCCTCCAACTCCAACTCTAACTCCTCCTcaacctccacctccacctccttTAGCCATGCCTATGATGGATGGTTCAGCCACTAGATGTGTACCCggtccacctccacctccacctccaccacaTCCTCCAATTTCCCCGATGAAGGAACATTTAGGTTCTGTAGTTGCTCCTCCAactcctccacctccacctccacctccctTAGCCTCGCCTATGATGGATGGCTCAGCCAAAAGATCTACacctcctccacctccacctcctccAATGTCTCCCGGTGAGAGTTCATCGATAAGAGGAGGTCGTCCTCCTCCACCTCCTCCATTTCATTCTAGGAAGGGACCATCTTCGATGTCTCCCCCACCCCCACCTCCTGTCCCAGCTCTTTCTGCAAAAGATGGTTGTCTTCCTACTTTAGACGCACCTTCCATTCCTTCGGTCCCTCCTCCACTCAATTCTTATAAAGAAGCTTCAAATGTAACGACTACGACTACTAGAGCTAGTAGTTTCCCTGGGTCTCCATCTCCTCCGCCACCTTCTATTACTCCTCCTGCAGTTAAAGGGAAATCTTTGCTGTCACGCACTCTCACTTCTAAGAATAACCAAACAAAGAAATTAAAGCCACTGCATTGGCTAAAATTATCTAGGGCGGTTTCAGGAAGCTTGTGGGCAGAAACACAAAAATCTGGTGAAGCTTCCAA GGCTCCTGAGATTGATATTTCAGAACTTGAGTCTCTCTTCTCTGCAGCAGTTCCAAATCCTGATCAAGGGCGCTCAGGCAGAAAACTTAGTTCACGAGGCTCAATGGCAAATAAATCTGAAAAAGTGCAACTG ATAGATCATAGGCGTGCGTACAATTGTGAAATCATGCTTTCAAAAGTGAAGATACCCTTGCACGACTTACTG AGCTCTGTACTTTCATTGGAAGACTCGGCATTAGATGTTGATCAGGTTGACAACCTCATTAAGTTTTGTCCAACCAAAGAGGAGATGCAAATACTTAAG GGTTATACAGGGGATAAAGGTAGTTTAGGAAAATGTGAACAG TTTTTTCTGGCGTTGATGCAAGTGCCAAGGATAGAGTCTAAGCTGAGAGTTTTTTCATTTAAGATTCAATTCTCCTCCCAG GTTTCTGACCTCAGGAATAATTTGAATGTTGTAAATTCTGCATCAGATCAG ATTAGGGGTTCCTCCAAGTTAAAAAGAATAATGCAAACAATCCTTTCTCTTGGTAATGCCTTGAACCAAGGAACTGCTAGAG GTTCTGCTATTGGGTTCAGGTTGGACAGCCTGCTCAAACTTACTGAAACACGTGCCAGGAACAACAAGATGACATTGATGCATTATCTTTGCAAG GTACTTGCTGATAAACTACCAGAGCTTCTTGATTTTTGGCAAGATCTGTCTAGCTTGGAACATGCATCAAAG ATACAACTGAAATTTTTGGCCGAGGAAATGCAAGCCATTAGCAAAGGTCTTGAAAAAGTTGTGCAGGAATTATCCATGTCTGAAAATGATGGACCCACGTCTGACAATTTTCGCAAG GCTTTGAAGGAGTTTCTTAGTTTCTCTGAAGGTGAAGTGAGGTCCTTGGCTTCACTTTATTCTGGAGTG GGTAGAAATGTGGATGCATTGATCCTTTATTTTGGCGAGGACCCATCTCGCTGCCCATTTGAGCAAG TGATTTCAACGCTACTGAACTTTGTGAGAATGTTCAAAAAATCCAACGAGGAAAACTGCAAGCAGCTGGAGTTTGAGAGAAAGAAGGCAGAAAAGGAGGCTTCGGCTGAGAAATCAAAGATAAACGCAACCGAAAAAGATAGCGGGAACTTGATCTTGTCCCGAGTCAAGAGCGTCAAATGA
- the LOC140971315 gene encoding formin-like protein 18 isoform X2 — MNIIVGDNEVLFIFDDCFTSNAWEEQNYKQYVGGIMTQLREHYPDASILVFNFREGETQGQMANALSEYDMTIMEYPRQYEGCPLLPMEMIHHFLRSSESWLSLGLHNLLLTHCELGGWPVLAFMLAALLIYKKQYSGEHKTLDMVYKQAPQELLHYLSPLNPIPSQLRYLQYVSRRNIAAEWPPLDRALTMDCVIIRMIPNFDGEGGCRPIFRLYGQDPFLVSDRTPKVLFSTPKKSRVVRHYKQAECELIKLDINCHIQGDVVLECINLHDDMEREEMMFRVMFNTAFIRSNILILNRDEIDILWDAKDRFPRDFRAEVIFSEMDAAASTVPLEFSCFEEKDGLPLEAFAKVQEMFNSVDWLVPKGDAAVEVLQNLSLSNAVIEACSHSEKSPENHHPAMQEYSAESPTNLTSDKQSNFSPQVSSNIDVLKQADPQANKIEAVIFTKPTPVPPGEPTPLTSTVKTLHLLHTKQLGSDARVIDIARAGPCLTETEIMSSNTFFSTSPISPTNDLVVGPGQSRVSPTTPPPPLTPSLEDRIEVQSGVGPPLWSPEMPSVSTPLSKDDTTVAGDLSLSSTRSPMSDDSAMIFRSLTLTPPHSAEEMAKVSRAVSLPPPPLPPPPLPRSSNHSSSTEDAVICDRVVSTLPVSHSFVPNNIQRTKTEPPPPPPSPHFSCTWTTYVTLKIASHVSVPLKEDSVSISGRHNSNDPPMDHSSSGFEPLSLPPLSITPLLMNNLATKPPPSPPPPPPPPLVLPNEILSDRGGRLPLHPPRTPVPISTLKEHLGSLVAPPTPTLTPPQPPPPPPLAMPMMDGSATRCVPGPPPPPPPPHPPISPMKEHLGSVVAPPTPPPPPPPPLASPMMDGSAKRSTPPPPPPPPMSPGESSSIRGGRPPPPPPFHSRKGPSSMSPPPPPPVPALSAKDGCLPTLDAPSIPSVPPPLNSYKEASNVTTTTTRASSFPGSPSPPPPSITPPAVKGKSLLSRTLTSKNNQTKKLKPLHWLKLSRAVSGSLWAETQKSGEASKAPEIDISELESLFSAAVPNPDQGRSGRKLSSRGSMANKSEKVQLIDHRRAYNCEIMLSKVKIPLHDLLSSVLSLEDSALDVDQVDNLIKFCPTKEEMQILKGYTGDKGSLGKCEQFFLALMQVPRIESKLRVFSFKIQFSSQVSDLRNNLNVVNSASDQIRGSSKLKRIMQTILSLGNALNQGTARGSAIGFRLDSLLKLTETRARNNKMTLMHYLCKVLADKLPELLDFWQDLSSLEHASKIQLKFLAEEMQAISKGLEKVVQELSMSENDGPTSDNFRKALKEFLSFSEGEVRSLASLYSGVGRNVDALILYFGEDPSRCPFEQVISTLLNFVRMFKKSNEENCKQLEFERKKAEKEASAEKSKINATEKDSGNLILSRVKSVK, encoded by the exons ATGAATATTATTGTGGGAGACAATGAAGTACTTTTTA TATTTGATGATTGCTTTACCTCCAACGCTTGGGAAGAACAAAATTACAAGCAATATGTGGGAGGAATAATGACGCAACTTAGGGAGCACTATCCTGATGCCTCTATTCTAGTTTTCAACTTCCGAGAGGGGGAGACCCAAGGTCAGATGGCAAATGCTTTGTCAGAATATGATATGACTATAATGGAGTACCCTCGGCAGTACGAAGGATGCCCATTGCTCCCAATGGAGATGATCCACCACTTTCTCCGTTCGAGTGAAAGCTGGCTATCACTTGGGCTGCATAATCTGCTTCTCACACACTGTGAACTTGGTGGTTGGCCAGTTTTGGCTTTCATGTTGGCTGCATTATTGATCTATAAAAAGCAGTATAGCGGGGAGCATAAGACCTTGGACATGGTGTACAAGCAAGCTCCTCAGGAGCTTTTGCACTACTTGTCCCCGCTGAATCCTATTCCTTCTCAGTTACGCTACTTGCAATACGTGTCAAGGAGGAATATTGCTGCAGAATGGCCCCCTTTAGACAGGGCACTCACCATGGATTGTGTCATCATTAGAATGATTCCTAATTTTGATGGCGAGGGTGGCTGCAGACCAATATTTCGTTTATATGGACAAGATCCTTTTCTTGTTTCCGATCGTACACCCAAGGTTCTATTTTCAACTCCAAAAAAGAGTAGAGTTGTTCGACACTATAAGCAG GCAGAATGTGAATTAATTAAGCTTGATATCAATTGCCACATCCAAGGTGATGTTGTGTTGGAGTGCATCAATTTGCATGATGACATGGAGAGAGAAGAGATGATGTTCCGAGTCATGTTCAATACAGCTTTTATTaggtcaaatattttaatactcaACCGGGATGAAATTGACATATTGTGGGATGCTAAGGATCGATTCCCTAGAGACTTTAGGGCAGag GTTATTTTCTCTGAGATGGATGCTGCTGCTTCCACAGTTCCTCTGGAATTTTCCTGTTTTGAAGAGAAAGATGGGCTTCCATTGGAGGCATTTGCTAAAGTCCAGGAGATGTTTAATAGTGTGGATTGGTTGGTACCAAAAGGAGATGCCGCTGTTGAAGTTCTCCAGAATTTATCTTTATCAAATGCTGTCATTGAAGCTTGTTCTCATTCAGAAAAGTCTCCAGAAAATCACCATCCTGCCATGCAAGAATATAGTGCTGAGAGCCCAACAAATTTAACTTCAGATAAGCAGAGTAACTTTTCTCCCCAAGTGTCCTCAAATATAGATGTGCTTAAGCAGGCTGATCCCCAAGCAAATAAAATTGAGGCAGTAATATTCACCAAGCCAACACCAGTTCCTCCAGGAGAACCAACTCCGCTCACATCAACTGTCAAAACTTTGCATCTCTTACACACTAAACAGCTTGGTTCTGATGCTCGTGTAATTGATATTGCTAGAGCAGGTCCTTGTCTAACTGAAACTGAGATAATGTCTTCTAACACCTTTTTTTCAACTTCTCCAATTTCACCTACAAATGATCTTGTTGTTGGTCCTGGACAATCTCGAGTCAGTCCGACAACGCCGCCACCTCCTCTTACTCCATCTTTGGAGGATAGGATAGAAGTCCAAAGTGGGGTTGGTCCTCCTCTTTGGTCCCCAGAGATGCCCAGTGTTTCAACTCCACTTTCAAAGGATGACACTACAGTTGCGGGTGATTTATCCCTTTCTTCTACTCGAAGTCCTATGAGTGATGATAGCGCCATGATTTTTAGATCTCTTACACTGACACCTCCTCATTCAGCTGAAGAAATGGCTAAAGTTTCTAGGGCTGTATCccttccaccaccaccactACCACCACCACCTCTACCTCGATCTTCTAATCATTCTTCCTCTACTGAAGATGCAGTGATATGTGACAGAGTCGTTTCTACTCTTCCAGTATCCCATTCATTTGTTCCAAATAATATTCAAAGAACCAAAACTgaacctccaccaccaccaccatctCCTCATTTTTCTTGTACTTGGACAACATATGTTACTCTTAAAATTGCATCTCATGTATCTGTTCCATTGAAGGAAGATTCGGTTTCTATATCAGGTCGTCACAATTCCAATGATCCTCCAATGGATCATTCATCCTCCGGTTTTGAGCCATTATCTCTACCTCCCCTTTCAATTACCCCACTATTGATGAATAATTTGGCTACAAAACCTCCACCTAGtccaccacctccacctccacctccttTAGTCCTTCCAAATGAGATCTTATCTGATAGAGGTGGGCGCCTACCCCTACATCCACCTCGAACCCCTGTTCCAATTTCGACTCTAAAGGAACATTTAGGTTCTTTAGTTGCTCCTCCAACTCCAACTCTAACTCCTCCTcaacctccacctccacctccttTAGCCATGCCTATGATGGATGGTTCAGCCACTAGATGTGTACCCggtccacctccacctccacctccaccacaTCCTCCAATTTCCCCGATGAAGGAACATTTAGGTTCTGTAGTTGCTCCTCCAactcctccacctccacctccacctccctTAGCCTCGCCTATGATGGATGGCTCAGCCAAAAGATCTACacctcctccacctccacctcctccAATGTCTCCCGGTGAGAGTTCATCGATAAGAGGAGGTCGTCCTCCTCCACCTCCTCCATTTCATTCTAGGAAGGGACCATCTTCGATGTCTCCCCCACCCCCACCTCCTGTCCCAGCTCTTTCTGCAAAAGATGGTTGTCTTCCTACTTTAGACGCACCTTCCATTCCTTCGGTCCCTCCTCCACTCAATTCTTATAAAGAAGCTTCAAATGTAACGACTACGACTACTAGAGCTAGTAGTTTCCCTGGGTCTCCATCTCCTCCGCCACCTTCTATTACTCCTCCTGCAGTTAAAGGGAAATCTTTGCTGTCACGCACTCTCACTTCTAAGAATAACCAAACAAAGAAATTAAAGCCACTGCATTGGCTAAAATTATCTAGGGCGGTTTCAGGAAGCTTGTGGGCAGAAACACAAAAATCTGGTGAAGCTTCCAA GGCTCCTGAGATTGATATTTCAGAACTTGAGTCTCTCTTCTCTGCAGCAGTTCCAAATCCTGATCAAGGGCGCTCAGGCAGAAAACTTAGTTCACGAGGCTCAATGGCAAATAAATCTGAAAAAGTGCAACTG ATAGATCATAGGCGTGCGTACAATTGTGAAATCATGCTTTCAAAAGTGAAGATACCCTTGCACGACTTACTG AGCTCTGTACTTTCATTGGAAGACTCGGCATTAGATGTTGATCAGGTTGACAACCTCATTAAGTTTTGTCCAACCAAAGAGGAGATGCAAATACTTAAG GGTTATACAGGGGATAAAGGTAGTTTAGGAAAATGTGAACAG TTTTTTCTGGCGTTGATGCAAGTGCCAAGGATAGAGTCTAAGCTGAGAGTTTTTTCATTTAAGATTCAATTCTCCTCCCAG GTTTCTGACCTCAGGAATAATTTGAATGTTGTAAATTCTGCATCAGATCAG ATTAGGGGTTCCTCCAAGTTAAAAAGAATAATGCAAACAATCCTTTCTCTTGGTAATGCCTTGAACCAAGGAACTGCTAGAG GTTCTGCTATTGGGTTCAGGTTGGACAGCCTGCTCAAACTTACTGAAACACGTGCCAGGAACAACAAGATGACATTGATGCATTATCTTTGCAAG GTACTTGCTGATAAACTACCAGAGCTTCTTGATTTTTGGCAAGATCTGTCTAGCTTGGAACATGCATCAAAG ATACAACTGAAATTTTTGGCCGAGGAAATGCAAGCCATTAGCAAAGGTCTTGAAAAAGTTGTGCAGGAATTATCCATGTCTGAAAATGATGGACCCACGTCTGACAATTTTCGCAAG GCTTTGAAGGAGTTTCTTAGTTTCTCTGAAGGTGAAGTGAGGTCCTTGGCTTCACTTTATTCTGGAGTG GGTAGAAATGTGGATGCATTGATCCTTTATTTTGGCGAGGACCCATCTCGCTGCCCATTTGAGCAAG TGATTTCAACGCTACTGAACTTTGTGAGAATGTTCAAAAAATCCAACGAGGAAAACTGCAAGCAGCTGGAGTTTGAGAGAAAGAAGGCAGAAAAGGAGGCTTCGGCTGAGAAATCAAAGATAAACGCAACCGAAAAAGATAGCGGGAACTTGATCTTGTCCCGAGTCAAGAGCGTCAAATGA